The proteins below come from a single Takifugu flavidus isolate HTHZ2018 chromosome 6, ASM371156v2, whole genome shotgun sequence genomic window:
- the clrn2 gene encoding clarin-2 isoform X1, whose translation MPSLWKRITFSFASVLCVGSVALLVVALSTEQWVTARILCKTGAEIVNASHPELEQFIGDIYFGLFQGRKAKRCGLGKRRSRIHIFPKLVQSINGGLHMMVILFLLVAMGFALVSLSFCIYNARKVPYQSIKGYKGIYLWNCIAAFFVGLALLCFLAAMRHHRLTERVANFRETLFVLVVLEDRLDWSFWLGLGSVATHFAICGVVAMSRIKLPKPEIKKPEEPTISSLDLLY comes from the exons ATGCCTTCGCTGTGGAAACGGATAACATTCTCGTTCGCTTCGGTCCTCTGCGTGGGTTCGGTGGCTCTTCTGGTTGTGGCCCTTTCCACGGAGCAGTGGGTCACCGCGCGGATCCTTTGCAAAACCGGTGCGGAGATAGTGAACGCGTCTCACCCGGAGCTGGAGCAGTTCATCGGGGACATTTACTTCGGTTTATTCCAGGGACGAAAGGCCAAGAGGTGTGGGCTGGGCAAGAGACGCTCCAGAATACACA TTTTTCCAAAGCTTGTGCAGTCTATCAACGGTGGCCTACACATGATGGTGATCCTCTTCCTGCTGGTGGCCATGGGCTTTGCGCTGGTTAGTTTATCCTTCTGCATTTATAATGCTCGCAAGGTCCCCTACCAGAGCATTAAAGGCTACAAAGGGATCTACTTGTGGAACTGCATTGCGG cttttttcgTGGGCCTAGCTTTGTTGTGTTTCCTAGCAGCTATGAGGCACCATAGGCTAACTGAGCGGGTGGCCAATTTTCGAGAGACCCTCTTTGTGCTGGTTGTcctggaggacagactggactGGTCTTTCTGGCTTGGCCTCGGCAGTGTTGCAACTCACTTTGCCATCTGTGGAGTGGTGGCAATGAGTCGAATCAAACTGCCCAAACCAGAGATCAAGAAGCCCGAAGAACCAACTATCTCTTCCCTGGACCTGCTTTActga
- the clrn2 gene encoding clarin-2 isoform X2: MPSLWKRITFSFASVLCVGSVALLVVALSTEQWVTARILCKTGAEIVNASHPELEQFIGDIYFGLFQGRKAKRCGLGKRRSRIHIFPKLVQSINGGLHMMVILFLLVAMGFALVSLSFCIYNARKVPYQSIKGYKGIYLWNCIAAMRHHRLTERVANFRETLFVLVVLEDRLDWSFWLGLGSVATHFAICGVVAMSRIKLPKPEIKKPEEPTISSLDLLY, encoded by the exons ATGCCTTCGCTGTGGAAACGGATAACATTCTCGTTCGCTTCGGTCCTCTGCGTGGGTTCGGTGGCTCTTCTGGTTGTGGCCCTTTCCACGGAGCAGTGGGTCACCGCGCGGATCCTTTGCAAAACCGGTGCGGAGATAGTGAACGCGTCTCACCCGGAGCTGGAGCAGTTCATCGGGGACATTTACTTCGGTTTATTCCAGGGACGAAAGGCCAAGAGGTGTGGGCTGGGCAAGAGACGCTCCAGAATACACA TTTTTCCAAAGCTTGTGCAGTCTATCAACGGTGGCCTACACATGATGGTGATCCTCTTCCTGCTGGTGGCCATGGGCTTTGCGCTGGTTAGTTTATCCTTCTGCATTTATAATGCTCGCAAGGTCCCCTACCAGAGCATTAAAGGCTACAAAGGGATCTACTTGTGGAACTGCATTGCGG CTATGAGGCACCATAGGCTAACTGAGCGGGTGGCCAATTTTCGAGAGACCCTCTTTGTGCTGGTTGTcctggaggacagactggactGGTCTTTCTGGCTTGGCCTCGGCAGTGTTGCAACTCACTTTGCCATCTGTGGAGTGGTGGCAATGAGTCGAATCAAACTGCCCAAACCAGAGATCAAGAAGCCCGAAGAACCAACTATCTCTTCCCTGGACCTGCTTTActga
- the lap3 gene encoding cytosol aminopeptidase, translated as MLLVRRTAETVVRRNYLRSFSASQARQNDRKGLVLGVFEKEGDESSLHLTEAATRFDQSLSGKLSELLKISGPALKKGKSRVFYGIHKDFPCVAAVGLGKSNASVCGAENCDTSKENIREAVSAGCRLLQDLEVKHVEVDACGDAQSAAEGAILGLFQYDQLKAKKKNKVITQLYESTDIPRWEKGVLYAEGQNLARLLMEAPANHLTPTIFANTIEEKVASHGETVTVKKRSLAWIEEQKMGAFLSVSRGSEEPPVFLELHYRGAPDSSQAPLVLVGKGITFDSGGISLKPSPSMDAMRADMGGAATVCASVVTAAALKLPINIIGLAPLCENMPSGKATKPGDVVTAKNGKTIQVDNTDAEGRLILADALCYGHTFNPRAIVDVATLTGAVDVALGSAACGVFTNSDWLWEQLHKAGIVTGDRVWRMPLFQHYTRQVTDSQLADLNNIGKHSRSGGACTAAAFLREFVTAPHWAHLDIAGVMSNKDEVPYLGKGMSGRPTRTLVEFAAGLAHKD; from the exons ATGCTTCTAGTGAGGAGAACTGCAGAAACGGTGGTGCGGAGAAACTATCTTAGGTCATTCTCTGCTTCACAAGCTCGGCAGAACGACAGAAAA ggtcttgttctgggagtgtTTGAGAAGGAGGGCGATGAGAGTAGTCTTCATCTGACGGAGGCAGCTACGCGTTTTGACCAAAGTCTTTCTGGAAAACTGTCTGAACTCCTGAAAAT CTCTGGGCCAGCTCTAAAGAAGGGCAAAAGCAGAGTGTTTTATGGAATCCACAAG gaCTTTCCTTGTGTAGCAGCAGTGGGTTTGGGTAAAAGcaatgcaagtgtgtgtggagcagagaACTGCGACACAAGCAAGGAAAATATCAGAGAGGCTGTTTCAG CTGGCTGTCGCTTACTTCAGGACCTGGAAGTGAAACATGTGGAGGTGGATGCCTGTGGTGACGCCCAGTCTGCAGCAGAAGGTGCAATTCTGGGCTTGTTTCAATACGACCAACTCAAAGCcaagaagaagaataaagtgATCACGCAGCTTTATGAGAG cACTGACATCCCCAGATGGGAGAAAGGTGTCCTGTATGCAGAAGGTCAGAATCTAGCAAGGCTGCTGATGGAAGCGCCAGCCAATCACCTCACTCCTACCATTTTTGCCAACACCATTGAAGAGAAAGTGGCATCACATGGTGAAACAGTCACAGTAAAGAAACG ATCTTTGGCCTGGATAGAGGAGCAAAAGATGGGAGCCTTTCTGAGTGTTTCCAGAGGTTCAGAGGAGCCTCCTGTCTTCCTGGAGCTGCATTACAGAGGTGCTCCTGACAGCAGTCAAGCGCCACTGGTCTTAGTGGGCAAAGGTATCACCTTTGACAG CGGTGGCATTTCTCTGAAGCCATCACCTTCCATGGATGCAATGAGAGCTGATATGGGAGGAGCCGCCACGGTGTGTGCGTCGGTTGTCACGGCAGCAGCTCTGAAACTGCCAATCAATATAATTG GCTTGGCTCCACTGTGTGAGAACATGCCCAGTGGGAAGGCAACTAAGCCAGGGGATGTGGTCACAGCTAAAAATGGGAAAACAATCCAG GTTGACAACACGGATGCAGAAGGCCGGCTGATTCTTGCTGACGCACTGTGCTACGGACACACTTTTAACCCCAGAGCTATTGTTGATGTTGCTACTCTCACAG GGGCAGTGGATGTTGCTCTTGGCTCCGCAGCATGTGGAGTTTTTACAAACTCTGACTGGCTCTGGGAACAGCTGCACAAG GCTGGTATTGTGACAGGTGACAGAGTGTGGCGGATGCCTCTGTTCCAGCATTACACCAGACAGGTGACTGACAGCCAGCTGGCAGACCTCAACAACATCGGCAAACACAGCCG ATCTGGAGGTGCATGTACTGCGGCTGCATTCCTCAGAGAGTTCGTCACAGCTCCTCATTGGGCCCATCTGGACATTGCTGGTGTGATGAGCAACAAAGATGAAGTTCCTTACCTGGGGAAAGGCATGTCTGGAAGACCAACGCGTACCCTGGTGGAGTTTGCTGCTGGCCTTGCTCATAAGGACTGA
- the med28 gene encoding mediator of RNA polymerase II transcription subunit 28, which translates to MASSMSGMFSGQQAPGAHPVGGPGGPGQPGFPVATPRPQGGNTLVDELEASFEACFASLVSQDYVNGTDQEEIRTGVDQCIQKFLDVARQIECFFLQKRFQLSVQKPEQVVKEDVSELRYELQRKEMLVQKHLSKLHHWQQVLEEVSLQHRKPSDLPPPGPLTFLEQASANLPPAPLKPS; encoded by the exons ATGGCGTCGTCCATGAGTGGGATGTTTTCTGGACAACAGGCGCCTGGAGCGCATCCCGTCGGTGGTCCCGGTGGACCGGGCCAGCCTGGTTTCCCCGTTGCCACTCCCAGACCACAAGGAGGTAATACCTTGGTGGATGAACTTGAGGCATCTTTCGAG GCATGTTTTGCATCGTTGGTGAGCCAAGACTATGTCAATGGAACCGACCAGGAGGAGATCCGAACAG GTGTCGACCAGTGCATACAGAAGTTCCTGGATGTGGCTCGGCAAATCGAGTGCTTCTTCCTACAGAAAAGGTTTCAGTTGTCTGTGCAGAAGCCAGAACAGGTGGTGAAAGAG GATGTCTCAGAGTTGCGTTAtgagctgcagaggaaagaaaTGCTGGTCCAAAAACACTTGTCCAAATTGCACCACTGGCAACAGGTGCTGGAGGAAGTGAGCCTTCAGCACCGCAAACCTTCTGACCTCCCGCCGCCTGGCCCGCTGACCTTTCTGGAACAGGCCTCGGCAAACTTGCCCCCAGCGCCTTTAAAGCCAAGTTAG
- the klhl2 gene encoding kelch-like protein 2 — protein MVHAAGPSFQPLKNTGIMDSHPLCTRLCPHVLEKEDGVERPGPVTLNPRHMRKAFKVMNELRSQSLLCDVTIVAEDVEIGAHRVVLAAGSPYFHAMFTGEMAESRAKRVRIKEMDGWTLGLLVDYIYTAEIQVTEDNVQALLPAAGLLQLNEVKKACCEFLSSQLHPSNCLGIRAFADLHACSQLLTQANIYAEQHFPEVVGSEEFLNLGMEQVSSLIASDKLTIPTEEKVFEAVIAWVNHDKDVRQEHLAHLMEHVRLPLLSREYLVQRVEEESLIKNSSACKDYLIEAMKYHLLPADQRALMKTARTRMRTPACCPKVMVVVGGQAPKAIRSVECYDFEEQRWYQVAELPTRRCRAGVVYVSGCVYAVGGFNGSLRVRTVDCYDPMMDRWTSVSSMQDRRSTLGSAVLNGLLYAVGGFDGSTGLSTIEAYNTKTDEWFHVLPMSTRRSSVGVGVVNGILYAVGGYDGATRQCLSTVEAYNPKSNTWSYIAEMGTRRSGAGVGVLKGLLYAVGGHDGPLVRKSCEVYDPTTNSWRQVADMNMCRRNAGVCAVNSLLYVVGGDDGSCNLASVEFYNPASDKWTLLPTCMSTGRSYAGVTVIDKPL, from the exons ATGGTGCATGCCGCTGGGCCAAGTTTTCAGCCTCTGAAAAACACCGGAATCATGGACAGTCATCCGCT GTGCACTAGACTTTGTCCACACGTGCTGGAGAAAGAAGACGGAGTGGAGCGGCCGGGTCCAGTCACTCTCAACCCTCGTCACATGAGGAAGGCGTTCAAAGTCATGAACGAGCTGCGCAG CCAGAGCTTGTTGTGCGACGTGACCATCGTGGCGGAGGACGTGGAGATCGGCGCTCACAGGGTGGTTCTGGCCGCCGGGAGTCCGTACTTCCACGCCATGTTCACGG gtgagatggcaGAGAGCAGAGCGAAGAGAGTGAGGATAAAGGAGATGGACGGGTGGACCCTGGGCCTGCTGGTGGACTACATCTACACCGCCGAGATCCAGGTCACCGAGGACAACGTACAG gCGTTGTTGCCCGCAGCAGGCTTACTCCAGTTGAACGAGGTGAAAAAAGCTTGCTGTGAATTCCTCAGCTCTCAGCTTCATCCGTCCAATTGTCTTGGAATACGAGCCTTCGCAGACCTGCACGCCTGCTCGCAGCTCCTCACGCAGGCGAACATCTAcgcag AGCAACATTTCCCCGAGGTGGTCGGGAGCGAGGAGTTCCTCAACCTCGGCATGGAGCAAGTGTCCAGCCTGATCGCCAGCGACAAGCTCACCATCCCCACCGAGGAGAAG GTTTTCGAGGCGGTGATCGCATGGGTCAACCACGATAAAGATGTCCGACAGGAACACTTGGCTCACCTGATGGAACACGTTCGCCTGCCGCTTCTGTCCCGGGAATACCTGGTGCAG CGGGTGGAGGAAGAGTCCTTGATTAAGAACAGTAGTGCATGTAAAGATTACCTGATTGAGGCCATGAAGTACCACCTGCTGCCTGCTGACCAGAGGGCTCTGATGAAGACTGCACGCACCCGCATGAGGACGCCCGCCTGCTGCCCCAAG GTGATGGTCGTGGTTGGCGGCCAGGCTCCGAAGGCCATTCGCAGCGTGGAATGTTACGATTTCGAGGAGCAGCGATGGTACCAGGTGGCGGAGCTCCCCACCAGGAGGTGCAGAGCAG GCGTGGTATACGTGAGTGGCTGCGTCTACGCAGTCGGTGGGTTCAACGGTTCCCTGCGCGTACGAACAGTCGACTGCTATGACCCGATGATGGACCGTTGGACCAGCGTGAGCAGCATGCAGGACCGCAGGTCCACGCTGGGCTCCGCCGTGCTCAACGGACTGCTGTATGCTGTGGGGGGCTTCGACGGCAGCACCG GCCTGTCCACAATTGAGGCGTACAACACGAAAACGGACGAGTGGTTCCATGTGTTGCCCATGAGCACCAGAAGGAGCAGTGTTGGAGTTGGGGTCGTCAATG GTATTCTTTATGCTGTTGGAGGATACGATGGGGCAACCAGGCAGTGTCTCAGCACAGTTGAAGCCTACAATCCTAAAAGCAACACGTGGAGCTACATCGCTGAAATGGGCACGAGACGCAgcggagcag GTGTCGGTGTGTTAAAAGGTTTACTGTACGCCGTCGGGGGGCACGATGGGCCGCTGGTGAGGAAGAGTTGTGAAGTTTACGATCCGACCACCAACAGCTGGCGACAGGTGGCGGACATGAACATGTGTCGGCGCAACGCGG GTGTGTGCGCCGTTAACAGCTTATTGTACGTGGTGGGAGGAGACGACGGCAGCTGCAATCTGGCCTCTGTGGAGTTTTACAACCCAGCATCAGACAAGTGGACACTACTGCCAACCTGCATGAGCACCGGACGCAGCTATGCAG GTGTGACTGTGATCGACAAGCCTTTATGA
- the msmo1 gene encoding methylsterol monooxygenase 1: MLPYNSTSASRPPRAQVNGTFDSKVSFLSRQPASTIMEVNHTTNILGSAYLAVEYVDAALPENPFQPSLKHAWGYMLDNYTKFQIATWGSLFVHEFIYFLLCLPGFLFQFMPFMQRYKIQQDKPETWEKQWRCFKMLLFNHFFIQLPLICGTYYFTEYFNIPYDWDSMPRWPYVLAQCFGCAVVEDTWHYFLHRLLHHRRIYKYIHKVHHEFTAPFGMQAEYAHPAETIILGAGFFIGIMIFCNHVFFLWAWVSFRLLETIDVHSGYDIPWNPLHLIPFYAGTRFHDFHHMNFVGNYASTFTWWDKLLKTDSQYNKYTQKGEDKKEQ; this comes from the exons atgcTTCCATATAACAGCACTTCAGCCAGCCGGCCGCCTCGCGCTCAGGTAAACGGGACGTTCGACTCGAAG GTGAGTTTTCTCTCCAGACAGCCCGCGTCGACCATCATGGAGGTGAACCATACAACAAACATCTTGGGCTCAGCCTACCTGGCAGTGGAGTATGTGGACGCCGCGTTGCCAGAAAACCCCTTTCAGCCTTCACTGAAACACGCCTGGGGCTACATGCTGGACAACTACACCAAGTTCCAGATCGCCACCTGGGGATCTCTTTTCGTCCACGAGTTCATCTACTTCCTGCTCTGCCTGCCTGGCTTCCTGTTCCAGTTTATGCCATTCATGCAGAGATACAAGATCCAGCAG gacaAACCAGAGACCTGGGAGAAGCAGTGGAGATGCTTCAAGATGCTACTCTTTAACCATTTCTTTATCCAGCTGCCTCTGATCTGTGGAACCTACTACTTCACCGAGTACTTCAACATCCCCTACGACTGGGACTCAATGCCACGCTG GCCGTATGTTTTGGCTCAGTGTTTTGGCTGCGCTGTGGTAGAAGACACCTGGCACTACTTTCTGCATCGGCTGCTGCATCATCGCAGGATCTACAAATACATCCACAAAGTCCACCATGAGTTCACC GCTCCATTTGGCATGCAGGCAGAATACGCCCACCCAGCTGAGACCATCATCCTCGGTGCTGGTTTCTTTATTGGAATTATGATCTTCTGCAACCACGTCTTCTTCCTGTGGGCCTGGGTGTCTTTTCGGCTGCTGGAGACCATTGATGTCCACAG CGGGTACGACATCCCATGGAACCCGCTTCACCTGATCCCGTTCTACGCTGGCACCCGTTTCCACGACTTCCATCACATGAACTTTGTGGGCAACTACGCCTCCACCTTCACTTGGTGGGACAAGCTGCTGAAGACAGACAGCCAGTACAACAAGTACACACAGAAAGGAGAAGACAAGAAGGAGCAGTAG